The proteins below come from a single Anolis sagrei isolate rAnoSag1 chromosome 8, rAnoSag1.mat, whole genome shotgun sequence genomic window:
- the MVD gene encoding diphosphomevalonate decarboxylase translates to MAEDHPLSMVTCTAPINIAVIKYWGKRDEKLILPINSSLSVTLHQDQLKTTTTAAISRDFTEDRLWLNGKESDIGHPRLQSCLREIRRLARKRRSGDNKGTGGGESSPLSLTYKVHIASENNFPTAAGLASSAAGYACLVYTLAKLYGVEGDLSEVARMGSGSACRSMFGGFVQWIMGEDADGKDSIAEQVAPETHWPEMRILILVVSAEKKPIGSTAGMQTSVETSHLLKHRAEKLVPEYMAQMMRHIQRRDFEAFGELTMKDSNQFHATCLDTFPPIFYLNDVSKQVVRLVHRFNDHYGKTKVAYTFDAGPNAVVFMMEETVAEFVEVVKRSFPPENNGGQFLKGLPVEAVTPPEELLSAVVKDPAPGAIQYLLLTKPGPGPAVVDDGSCHLLGPDGQPRNSSG, encoded by the exons ATGGCTGAAGATCATCCTCTCTCTATGGTGACTTGCACAGCCCCAATTAACATTGCTGTCATTAAATACT ggggAAAACGGGATGAAAAACTCATCCTGCCCATTAATTCTTCCCTCAGTGTCACGCTGCACCAAGATCAG CTCAAAACAACCACAACGGCGGCCATCAGCCGGGATTTCACTGAGGATCGCCTTTGGCTCAATGGCAAGGAAAGCGATATTGGGCACCCGCGTCTCCAGTCCTGCCTTCGAGAGA TTCGCCGGCTGGCAAGGAAGCGCCGCAGTGGGGACAACAAGGGCACCGGCGGCGGAGAGTCTTCCCCGCTCAGCCTTACCTACAAGGTCCACATTGCTTCGGAGAACAACTTCCCTACCGCGGCTGGACTGGCCTCTTCGGCCGCTGGGTACGCCTGTTTGG TCTATACCTTGGCTAAGCTGTACGGTGTGGAGGGTGACCTCTCCGAAGTGGCCCGCATGGGCTCCGGAAGTGCCTGCCGCAGCATGTTCGGGGGCTTCGTCCAGTGGATAATGGGAGAAGATGCCGATGGCAAGGACAGCATCGCCGAGCAGGTGGCACCGGAGACACATTGGCCGGAGATGCGGATCTTGATCTTGGTG gtgagtgcggagaagaagcCAATTGGCAGCACAGCCGGGATGCAGACCAGCGTTGAAACGAGTCATCTTTTGAAG CATCGGGCCGAGAAGCTTGTTCCAGAATACATGGCGCAAATGATGCGGCACATCCAACGACGGGACTTCGAGGCTTTCGGAGAGCTGACCATGAAGGACAGCAACCAGTTCCACGCCACGTGCTTGGACACCTTCCCACCCATCTTCTACCTCAATGACGTCTCCAAGCAAGTGGTGCGCCTGGTGCACCGCTTCAATGACCACTATGGCAAAACCAAG GTGGCCTATACGTTTGATGCCGGCCCCAACGCCGTGGTCTTCATGATGGAGGAGACGGTAGCCGAATTTGTGGAAGTGGTCAAGCGCAGCTTTCCTCCCGAGAACAACGGAGGCCA GTTCCTGAAAGGCCTTCCGGTGGAGGCAGTGACGCCGCCTGAAGAATTGCTCTCAGCCGTTGTGAAGGATCCGGCACCAGGCGCCATCCAGTATCTGTTGCTCACCAAG cctGGACCGGGGCCGGCAGTGGTGGATGATGGAAGCTGTCATCTCTTGGGGCCGGATGGACAGCCGCGAAACAGCAGTGGCTGA